The stretch of DNA CGGATGATACCATTCTCTCTGAATAGTACGGATGATACCATTCTCTCTGAATAGTACGTATGATAGCATTCTCTCTTAATAGTACGGATGATACCATCCCCTCTAAATAGTACGGATGATACCATTCTCTCTGAATAGTACGGATAATAGCATTCTCTCTGAATAGTACGGATGATAGCATTCTCTCTAAATAGTACGGATGATAGCATTCTCTCTGAATAGTACGGATGATAGCATTCTCTCTGAATAGTACGGATGATAGGATTCTCTCTAAATAGTACGGATGATGCCATTCTCTCTTAATAGTACGGATGATAACATTCTCTCTGAATAGTACGGATGATAGCATTCTCTCTGAATAATACGGATGATACCATTCTCTCTGAATAGTACGGATGATCACATTCTCTCTGAATAGTACGGATGATAGCATTCTCTCTGAATAGTACGGATGATACCATTCTCTCTGAATAGTACGGATGATAGCATTCTCTCTGAATAGTACGGATGATAGGATTCTCTCTAGCACGGATGATAGCATTCTCTCTAGCACGGATGATAGAATTCTCTCTAGCACGGATGATAGCATTCTCTCTAGCACGGATGATAGAATTCTCTCTAGCACGGATGATAGCATTCTCTCTAGCACGGATGATAGCATTCTCTCTAGTACGGATGATACCATTCTCTCTAGCACGGATGATAGCATTCTCTCTAGCACGGATGATACCATTCTCTCTGAATAGCACGGATGATAGCATTCTCTCTAGCACGGATGATGCCATTCTCTCTAGCACGGATGATAGCATTCTCTCTAGCACGGATGATAGCATTCTCTCTAGCACGGATGATAGCATTCTCTCTAGCACTCTAGGATAACGGGGTAACGAGTACAACCATGGGATTAGTAATCACTATTAATATTTCACGCATGAAACCTAAAAAGCATCctcggaaaaaaaacaggGAGCTAAAAAATAAAGGTGTTTTTAAATGAGAACATGAACTCGAAAGGATTTTTGA from Nematostella vectensis chromosome 8, jaNemVect1.1, whole genome shotgun sequence encodes:
- the LOC125570177 gene encoding testis-specific H1 histone-like; protein product: MLSSVLERMLSSVLERMLSSVLERMASSVLERMLSSVLFRENGIIRARENAIIRARENGIIRTRENAIIRARENAIIRARENSIIRARENAIIRARENSIIRARENAIIRARENPIIRTIQRECYHPYYSERMVSSVLFRENAIIRTIQRECDHPYYSERMVSSVLFRENAIIRTIQRECYHPYY